The following proteins come from a genomic window of Kitasatospora sp. NBC_01246:
- a CDS encoding N-acetylglucosamine kinase, with the protein MDRIDPAVPRPVGSTAPHRGHPGHPGHPGQVGQDCRDGSWVVGIDVGGTGVRLALAPGGWPADLAGARTDRIAAPARITAGGHDAQALLSRVLPALGTLIAGLPPVARIGAVAVGATGMALLGRDLARELPVPLARATGADRLVLAGDAVTAHVGALGRRPGVAVAAGTGLVAIGVHPDTGWHRADGWGQLLGDCGSGGWIGRAGLESALRAHDGRTGGSAVLLASAERRYGPVAGLPAALQPRPDRAALLAAFAPDVVDAADDGCPVAGAIVRRAGEEIADAAAAAVRAVGLPDPRVALTGGLFALDRLRGAALAALTDRLPTARPHRPDGPPLLGALRLAASASGTALPWPVDPPLLDVRTLTDGRGGL; encoded by the coding sequence GTGGACCGGATCGACCCCGCCGTACCGCGCCCCGTCGGCTCCACCGCGCCCCATCGCGGCCATCCCGGCCATCCCGGCCATCCCGGCCAGGTCGGCCAGGACTGTCGGGACGGCAGCTGGGTGGTCGGAATCGATGTCGGCGGCACCGGAGTCCGGCTCGCCCTGGCTCCCGGCGGGTGGCCCGCCGACCTCGCCGGCGCCCGGACCGACCGGATCGCGGCCCCGGCCCGGATCACCGCAGGAGGGCACGACGCGCAGGCGTTGCTGAGCCGTGTACTCCCCGCCCTGGGCACGCTGATCGCCGGCCTGCCGCCCGTCGCGCGGATCGGGGCGGTGGCCGTCGGGGCCACGGGCATGGCCCTGCTCGGCCGGGACCTCGCTCGCGAACTCCCCGTCCCGCTCGCCCGCGCGACGGGTGCGGACCGGTTGGTGCTGGCCGGCGACGCCGTCACCGCCCACGTGGGCGCCCTCGGACGTCGACCGGGTGTGGCCGTGGCCGCCGGGACCGGTCTGGTCGCGATCGGCGTCCACCCGGACACGGGCTGGCACCGGGCCGACGGATGGGGCCAACTGCTCGGCGACTGCGGCAGCGGCGGCTGGATCGGCCGGGCCGGCCTGGAGTCGGCCCTGCGCGCCCACGACGGCCGGACGGGCGGCTCGGCCGTACTGCTGGCGTCGGCGGAGCGCCGCTACGGCCCGGTGGCCGGCCTGCCCGCCGCCCTGCAGCCGCGCCCCGACCGGGCCGCCCTGCTGGCCGCCTTCGCCCCCGACGTGGTCGACGCGGCCGACGACGGCTGCCCCGTCGCGGGCGCGATCGTGCGGCGGGCGGGGGAGGAGATCGCGGACGCGGCCGCCGCAGCCGTCCGGGCCGTCGGGCTGCCCGACCCGCGGGTCGCCCTGACCGGGGGCCTGTTCGCCCTGGACCGCCTGCGTGGGGCGGCGCTGGCGGCGCTGACCGACCGCCTCCCGACGGCGCGCCCGCACCGCCCCGACGGGCCGCCACTGCTCGGCGCGCTGCGCCTGGCGGCGAGCGCCTCCGGCACCGCGCTGCCCTGGCCGGTCGATCCACCGCTGCTCGACGTCCGCACCCTGACGGACGGCCGGGGAGGACTCTGA
- a CDS encoding DUF6271 family protein yields the protein MRRICLALPTNRACVETISAIGKEAAYAAEHFEVEVHLVVLDSSDTSTFAAHARAVAELPGAAGVVVHHLDEARQREFLGRVVDAAGVAEPARLLDLMLPDAVSYGACTNRAFLIAAALGCDSVHRRDSDSDYQVLDGKPVFPIHQELLSLGKRAADAEAAVTKSELEPADAEKPVSLVGSSFIGELSVDVSEIRELDPALYYDVVSLWAPPVWSEEEKRQLVEASFTGGGTDPFTADESVLGAPDIWQVDMCNIGFDHEVYERVPLPPATETIGSDYFLLHVVLDATLPGVVHNRHIVNYYTPGRRSGAGFTAYQLRFTKFLLSMLYLYPVYGRMMAAGGELLDEQHHVRVDTILELVRDSAGTDRAENVHRLDVLDRSYRQLGGKYAEFAEHLTPLRERLLDEAKADVEDFARLIAAWGPMVAAARTDGLTGPGGSPAGGAGATVGGAE from the coding sequence ATGCGCAGAATCTGTCTGGCCCTGCCCACCAACCGGGCCTGTGTCGAGACGATTTCGGCGATCGGCAAGGAGGCCGCGTACGCCGCCGAGCATTTCGAGGTCGAGGTGCACCTGGTCGTCCTGGACTCCTCGGACACGTCGACCTTCGCGGCGCACGCGCGCGCCGTGGCCGAACTGCCCGGGGCGGCGGGCGTGGTCGTGCACCACCTCGACGAGGCCCGGCAGCGGGAGTTCCTGGGGCGGGTGGTCGACGCCGCCGGCGTGGCCGAACCGGCCCGGCTGCTCGATCTGATGCTGCCCGACGCCGTCTCCTACGGTGCCTGCACCAACCGGGCGTTCCTGATCGCCGCCGCCCTCGGCTGCGACTCCGTCCACCGCCGGGACTCGGACAGCGACTACCAGGTCCTGGACGGGAAGCCGGTCTTCCCGATCCACCAGGAGCTGCTGTCGCTCGGGAAGCGGGCGGCCGACGCGGAGGCGGCCGTCACCAAGAGCGAGCTGGAGCCGGCGGACGCCGAGAAGCCGGTGTCACTGGTCGGCAGCTCCTTCATCGGTGAACTCTCCGTCGACGTCAGCGAGATCCGCGAGCTGGACCCGGCCCTCTACTACGACGTGGTCAGCCTCTGGGCGCCGCCCGTCTGGTCCGAGGAGGAGAAGCGGCAGCTGGTCGAGGCGTCGTTCACCGGGGGCGGGACGGACCCGTTCACCGCCGACGAGTCGGTGCTCGGTGCTCCCGACATCTGGCAGGTGGACATGTGCAACATCGGCTTCGATCACGAGGTCTACGAGCGCGTCCCGCTGCCGCCCGCGACCGAGACCATCGGCAGTGACTACTTCCTGCTGCACGTGGTCCTGGACGCCACCCTGCCCGGCGTGGTGCACAACCGGCACATCGTGAACTACTACACCCCGGGCCGCCGGAGCGGCGCCGGATTCACCGCCTACCAGCTGCGGTTCACCAAGTTCCTGCTGTCGATGCTCTACCTCTACCCCGTCTACGGCCGGATGATGGCGGCCGGCGGCGAGCTGCTCGACGAGCAGCACCACGTACGGGTCGACACGATCCTGGAGTTGGTCAGGGACAGCGCCGGGACGGACCGGGCGGAGAACGTCCACCGGCTGGACGTCCTCGACCGCTCGTACCGGCAACTGGGCGGGAAGTACGCGGAGTTCGCCGAGCACCTGACCCCGCTGCGGGAGCGCCTGCTCGACGAGGCCAAGGCGGACGTCGAGGACTTCGCGCGACTGATCGCCGCCTGGGGCCCGATGGTGGCGGCCGCCCGCACCGACGGCCTGACCGGCCCGGGCGGCAGCCCCGCCGGCGGAGCCGGTGCCACCGTCGGAGGGGCCGAGTAG
- a CDS encoding GNAT family N-acetyltransferase, whose protein sequence is MTDDISFRLLADEDWDAVVALESDAYAADDLSEGREALQSRARSSPDTCFVLEHGGKVGGYLLSLPYPLYQCPDLGQVEEADFQSRNLHVHDFVIAEPLRGKDVALRFIRHIREEAQEQGFERISMVAVRRSDILLALLGYRTHREVAVPACYGKRAVYMSMEI, encoded by the coding sequence ATGACGGACGACATCAGCTTCCGCCTGCTGGCCGACGAGGACTGGGACGCCGTCGTGGCGCTGGAGTCCGACGCCTACGCGGCGGACGACCTCTCCGAGGGCCGGGAGGCGCTGCAGTCCAGGGCGCGTTCCTCACCCGACACCTGCTTCGTCCTGGAGCACGGGGGCAAGGTCGGCGGCTACCTGCTGAGCCTGCCCTACCCGCTCTACCAGTGCCCGGACCTGGGGCAGGTGGAGGAGGCCGACTTCCAGTCGCGCAACCTGCACGTGCACGACTTCGTCATCGCGGAGCCGCTGCGCGGCAAGGACGTGGCGCTCCGGTTCATCCGCCACATCCGCGAGGAGGCGCAGGAGCAGGGCTTCGAGCGGATCTCCATGGTGGCGGTCCGGCGCAGCGACATCCTGCTCGCCCTGCTGGGCTACCGCACCCACCGCGAGGTCGCCGTTCCGGCCTGCTACGGCAAGCGCGCGGTGTACATGTCCATGGAGATCTAG